The following coding sequences lie in one Phacochoerus africanus isolate WHEZ1 chromosome 12, ROS_Pafr_v1, whole genome shotgun sequence genomic window:
- the LOC125112799 gene encoding uncharacterized protein LOC125112799, with protein MSRAGAAFPAHLAPRVWGGRGGQRGGQASLEEVRWSEPPAVDLLCGLCLAAEWGGGMASGWQGEAGAQPPQGPVEGKARLQLCCPPSTPSTVSPFLGPRLDQLPMGLSPFKQLMAYEQRRRCEAQTWSPRPTSSSLHGRTRSPGRQSQAWGEEALGTGWRRRVPTRPLGEEPTGAAVGEGAKTGTPIARQTASPGPLGARADSAADCRPRSTPESPSRPRARAKGPAHSWAASELGLLPQLPPEGWAPASSAESSAAFLRPAPHKELGPHPAPPQHQSYI; from the coding sequence ATGAGCAGAGCAGGCGCAGCCTTCCCTGCCCACCTGGCACCGAGGGTCTGGGGTGGAAGGGGTGGACAGAGGGGTGGCCAGGCCTCCCTGGAGGAGGTCAGGTGGTCAGAGCCTCCTGCCGTGGACCTTCTCTGTGGCCTCTGCCTGGCAGccgagtggggtggggggatggcctCTGGGTGGCAGGGGGAAGCAGGAGCCCAGCCCCCACAGGGGCCAGTTGAAGGAAAAGCCAGACTCCAACTCTgctgcccaccctccacccccagcaccGTCTCCCCCTTCCTGGGCCCCAGGCTGGACCAGTTGCCCATGGGCTTGTCACCCTTCAAGCAGCTGATGGCTTATGAGCAGCGCAGGCGCTGCGAGGCCCAGACCTGGAGCCCCaggcccacctcctcctccttgcaTGGGAGGACCAGGAGCCCAGGGAGGCAGAGCCAAGCCTGGGGCGAGGAAGCACTTGGGACCGGGTGGAGAAGGAGGGTCCCTACTAGGCCACTCGGGGAGGAGCCCACAGGGGCTGCCGTAGGGGAAGGAGCAAAGACCGGAACACCCATCGCCCGGCAGACTGCCTCTCCTGGGCCCTTGGGCGCAAGAGCTGACTCGGCTGCTGACTGCAGACCCCGGTCAACTCCAGAGAGTCCCAGCCGGCCCAGAGCTAGAGCCAAGGGCCCAGCCCATTCCTGGGCAGCTTCTGAGctggggctgcttccacagcTACCCCCGGAGGGTTGGGCCCCTGCATCCTCTGCTGAATCCTCTGCTGCATTTCTGCGCCCCGCCCCCCACAAGGAGCTGGGGCCACACCCAGCGCCTCCCCAGCACCAGAGCTATatttaa